The Novipirellula artificiosorum genome contains a region encoding:
- a CDS encoding WD40 repeat domain-containing protein, whose amino-acid sequence MKRRLSRRQLLGVISASAAAMGVCSDVALLAQPPRVVTALAHETVSSRAIRLEPLADRTAHVVVTAVASDPRGQWLAVAGDDHVIRILEVATLRVTQTLQGHRDLVRTLAFDSTGNSLVSAGNDGQLIVWDRARAFEMVQRMQDTPALACVRFAPGKNEMAAVGFDRKVYILGRPIERTPQFSCDCNDLRAVAYRDDSQMIAVGGRSGDLHLFDPDTGNLIADKHLHEGRIRDLVFHHDANRCVTVGEDGKVVVYDTEKQEIVQQLAVTTGRLFTVAVIDSQHVAVAGSDNTIRIVNTDDGTVRHALQGHVGSISTLTASGGMLFSGGFDATLRRWSISEMNRSQQRIAEGDLRIDR is encoded by the coding sequence ATGAAACGACGGCTTTCACGACGCCAGCTTCTGGGGGTGATTTCAGCCAGTGCCGCAGCGATGGGGGTGTGCTCAGACGTTGCGCTGCTTGCTCAACCACCCAGGGTGGTTACGGCGCTTGCGCATGAAACCGTTTCGAGCCGCGCCATTCGGCTTGAGCCGCTTGCAGATCGGACGGCACATGTGGTGGTCACCGCCGTTGCTTCGGATCCCCGCGGCCAGTGGTTGGCGGTCGCTGGGGATGACCATGTGATCCGGATTCTCGAGGTCGCAACGCTGAGGGTGACACAAACGCTGCAAGGGCACCGCGACTTGGTCCGAACGCTTGCGTTTGACTCGACGGGGAACTCACTCGTTTCCGCTGGCAACGATGGCCAATTGATCGTTTGGGACCGGGCTCGTGCCTTCGAAATGGTCCAACGCATGCAAGACACGCCCGCATTGGCGTGTGTTCGTTTTGCACCAGGAAAAAACGAGATGGCTGCGGTTGGGTTTGACCGCAAAGTTTACATTCTGGGTCGTCCGATCGAGCGAACGCCTCAGTTTTCATGCGATTGCAATGATCTTCGTGCCGTTGCTTACCGCGACGATTCCCAAATGATCGCTGTCGGCGGGCGCAGCGGTGATCTGCACCTGTTCGATCCCGACACGGGCAATCTGATTGCTGACAAACATCTGCATGAGGGCCGGATTCGAGATCTTGTTTTTCATCACGATGCGAATCGGTGCGTGACGGTTGGCGAAGACGGCAAAGTCGTGGTGTACGACACAGAGAAACAAGAGATCGTTCAGCAGTTGGCCGTCACGACCGGCCGTTTGTTCACGGTCGCGGTGATCGACAGCCAGCATGTCGCCGTCGCGGGAAGCGACAACACGATTCGTATCGTCAATACCGATGATGGAACCGTGCGGCACGCCTTGCAGGGACATGTCGGATCGATTTCGACGCTAACCGCCAGTGGCGGAATGCTGTTTTCCGGAGGATTCGATGCAACGCTTCGCCGCTGGAGCATCAGTGAAATGAACCGTTCGCAGCAGCGAATTGCAGAAGGCGATCTTCGGATCGACCGCTAA